From a region of the Clupea harengus chromosome 9, Ch_v2.0.2, whole genome shotgun sequence genome:
- the LOC122133163 gene encoding uncharacterized protein LOC122133163, with protein sequence MSEDNVQEQLRALAEQVRQLQAENSRLRDNGDSQEEGSAPSTSGTPAAVSSQPVSEHYVFVPRERKCPTFSAKNSCDLMSVEDWIEEARRCLSIRRMLPAEQALFLFDHLDGEAKAEMKFHSVADRNTPDKVFNILLENYACSQVYVRTQQQFYLRTQKEGESVREYSHALKSIMDIAIRKSPEGSIPNSDCTLRDQFVEHLRDDMLRRHLKDKMVASPTMSFMDARRAALSWVDRGKLVSNQRARAHSCDTFVSNCEADANVIVAKPDGEIAEVKEVLRQQQLQLDAILKHLGAPGPSDRGRGPARPYRFRPDGKPICSRCNQDGHIARFCSVDLNTHSGPANRAGPRTFSRNQTTGIASSAMQPSEN encoded by the coding sequence ATGTCGGAGGACAATGTTCAGGAACAATTGCGAGCTCTTGCTGAACAGGTACGACAGCTTCAAGCTGAAAACAGCCGCTTGCGAGATAACGGTGATTCTCAGGAGGAAGGTTCCGCCCCATCTACCAGTGGGACGCCTGCCGCTGTTTCTTCACAACCGGTATCTGAGCATTATGTTTTTGTTCCTAGAGAGCGTAAATGCCCTACATTTTCTGCTAAAAATTCTTGTGACTTGATGTCTGTTGAGGACTGGATTGAGGAGGCTCGTAGGTGTCTATCAATTAGACGCATGCTTCCAGCTGAGCaagctttgtttttgtttgatcaTTTAGATGGGGAAGCAAAAGCTGAGATGAAATTTCACTCTGTTGCAGACAGGAATACCCCAGATAAAGTGTTTAACATTCTTTTGGAAAACTATGCATGTTCACAGGTGTATGTTCGTACACAACAGCAGTTTTATTTGCGTACACAGAAAGAAGGGGAATCTGTTAGGGAGTATTCTCATGCACTCAAGTCTATTATGGATATTGCTATTCGTAAGAGTCCTGAGGGGTCTATTCCTAACTCTGACTGTACTTTACGTGACCAGTTTGTAGAGCACCTGCGTGACGACATGCTCCGTAGACATTTAAAAGACAAAATGGTCGCTTCTCCTACTATGTCTTTTATGGACGCTCGTCGTGCAGCCCTGAGTTGGGTTGATAGGGGTAAACTTGTGAGTAACCAGAGGGCTCGAGCACACTCCTGTGATACCTTTGTGAGCAATTGTGAGGCAGATGCTAACGTTATTGTTGCTAAACCTGATGGTGAGATTGCTGAGGTGAAAGAGGTCTTACGTCAGCAACAGTTACAGCTCGATGCTATTTTGAAACATTTGGGTGCCCCTGGGCccagtgacagagggaggggtcCTGCTAGGCCATATAGGTTTCGACCTGATGGTAAGCCAATCTGCTCTCGTTGTAACCAAGATGGTCATATCGCCAGGTTTTGTTCAGTTGATTTAAACACTCACTCAGGTCCAGCCAATAGGGCAGGCCCCAGAACATTCAGTCGGAACCAAACCACAGGAATAGCATCTAGTGCTATGCAGCCGTCGGAAAACTAG